A genomic window from Salmo salar chromosome ssa23, Ssal_v3.1, whole genome shotgun sequence includes:
- the LOC123729864 gene encoding uncharacterized protein: MRPISNTVEIFVSGLDAASLSLLASNFGLKRRTGRRWAKDGISFPASFGCSFLSSSLLLASITCIIFSLVENISKRRESHFFAALGGSSAVTAATMSLNDTFSSFFASPPSCSVTLVVSFLGSDSANIGGSSSTTICFLSRDQPLSLDFIMPFGFWITLRRGSAAGKESLLSSFFSVNGVVGADTAFSGLASWLFFGLAGNKSFSGDAVFASGEELVGFAHTGLASEVALVGVLGSVDSFNSFCCTTLALATRDSVFEKGGIVLRWVSGVGVLGFG; this comes from the coding sequence ATGAGACCCATCTCAAACACTGTCGAAATTTTTGTTAGTGGCCTTGACGCAGCCTCTCTTAGCCTTTTGGCATCAAACTTTGGGCTGAAAAGGAGAACAGGCAGACGATGGGCGAAGGATGGGATTTCTTTCCCTGCATCCTTTGGCtgctcttttctctcctcctcacttTTGCTGGCTTCAATCACCTGCATAATCTTCTCTTTAGTGGAGAACATATCAAAGAGAAGAGAATCCCACTTCTTTGCTGCCTTGGGAGGATCGTCAGCCGTTACGGCTGCCACCATGTCTTTAAATGACACCTTTTCATCCTTTTTCGCTTCACCACCTTCCTGCTCAGTCACCTTGGTGGTTTCTTTCTTAGGATCTGATTCTGCGAATATAGGTGGTTCTTCTTCCACTACCATATGCTTCTTGAGCCGTGACCAACCACTGAGTTTAGACTTCATCATGCCCTTTGGCTTTTGGATCACTTTAAGAAGAGGTTCAGCTGCTGGGAAAGAGTCTTTACTCTCTTCCTTCTTCTCTGTCAATGGTGTGGTTGGAGCTGATACCGCCTTTTCAGGTTTGGCTTCCTGGTTATTCTTTGGTTTAGCCGGCAACAAAAGCTTCTCAGGAGATGCAGTCTTTGCAAGTGGAGAAGAATTGGTCGGCTTTGCCCATACTGGTTTAGCCTCAGAGGTTGCTTTGGTTGGCGTTTTAGGCTCTGTTGATTCCTTCAACTCTTTCTGTTGCACCACACTGGCTTTAGCCACAAGAGATTCTGTTTTTGAGAAAGGAGGTATCGTCTTGCGTTGGGTTTCTGGGGTGGGTGTCTTGGGTTTTGGGTAA